One segment of Macaca fascicularis isolate 582-1 chromosome 4, T2T-MFA8v1.1 DNA contains the following:
- the AARS2 gene encoding alanine--tRNA ligase, mitochondrial isoform X5 yields MGLERLVAVLQGKHSTYDTDLFSPLLHAIQQGCRAPPYLGRVGVADEGRTDTAYRVVADHIRTLSVCISDGVFPGMSGPPLVLRRILRRAVRFSMEILKAPPGFLGSLVPVVVETLGDAYPELQRNSAQISNLVLEDEAAFLASLERGRRIIDRTLRTLGPSDMFPAEVAWSLSLSGDLGLPLDMVELMLEEKGVQLDSTGLERLAQEAAQHQARQAEPVQKQGLWLDVHALGELQRQGVPPTDSSPKYNYSLRPNGSYEFGTCEAQVLQLYTEDGTAVASVGKGQRCGLLLDRTNFYAEQGGQASDRGYLVRVGQEDVLFPVARAQVCGGFILHEAVAPECLQIGDQVQLHVDKAWRLACMAKHTATHLLNWALRQTLGPGTEQQGSHLNPEQLRLDVTTQTALTPERLRAVENTVQEAVQQDKPVYMEEVPLALTAQVPGLRCLDEVYPDPVRVVSVGVPVAHALDPASQAALQTSVELCCGTHLLRTGAVGDLVIIGDRQLSKGTTRLLAITGEQAQQARELGQNLAQEVKAATERLSQGSRDVAEALRLSKDIGRLIEAVETSVMPQWQRRELLATVKMLQRRANTAIRKLQMGQAAKKTQELLERHSKGPLIVDTVSAESLSVLVKVVRQLCEQAPSTSVLLLSPQSMGKVLCACQVAQGAMPTFTAEAWALAVCSHMGGKAWGSRVVAQGTGSTTDLEAALSTARAYALSQL; encoded by the exons GGCTGCAGGGCACCCCCTTACTTGGGCCGGGTCGGGGTGGCAGACGAGGGGCGCACAGACACAGCGTACCGCGTGGTGGCTGACCACATCCGCACACTCAGTGTCTGCATCTCTGATGGCGTCTTCCCTGGGATGTCAGGTCCCCC GCTGGTTCTTCGTCGGATCCTCCGTCGAGCTGTACGTTTCTCCATGGAGATCTTAAAGGCACCACCTGGCTTCCTAGGCAGCCTGGTGCCTGTAGTGGTGGAGACATTG GGAGATGCTTATCCAGAACTGCAAAGGAACTCAGCCCAG ATCTCCAACCTGGTGTTAGAGGACGAGGCAGCCTTCCTGGCCTCCCTGGAGCGGGGTCGGCGGATCATTGATCGGACTCTGAGGACCCTGGGGCCTTCAGATATGTTCCCTG CTGAAGTGGCCTGGTCCTTGTCACTGTCTGGAGACCTGGGGCTCCCCTTGGACATGGTGGAGCTGATGCTGGAGGAGAAAGGGGTCCAGCTGGACTCCACTGGACTGGAGCGGTTGGCCCAGGAGGCGGCCCAG CACCAGGCACGGCAGGCTGAGCCAGTTCAGAAGCAGGGATTGTGGCTTGATGTCCATGCACTGGGGGAGCTGCAGCGCCAAGGAGTGCCCCCAACTGACAGCAGCCCCAAGTACAACTACTCCCTGCGACCCAACGGAAGTTATG AGTTCGGCACCTGTGAGGCCCAGGTGTTGCAACTGTATACAGAGGACGGGACAGCAGTGGCCTCTGTGGGGAAAGGCCAGCGTTGTGGCCTCCTCTTGGACAGGACCAACTTCTACGCCGAACAGGGGGGCCAGGCTTCAGACCGTGGCTACCTGGTGCGGGTAGGGCAAGAG GACGTGCTGTTCCCAGTAGCCCGGGCCCAGGTCTGTGGGGGTTTCATCCTGCATGAGGCAGTAGCCCCTGAGTGCCTACAGATCGGGGACCAGGTGCAGCTGCATGTGGATAAG GCCTGGCGTCTAGCCTGCATGGCGAAGCACACGGCCACCCACCTGCTGAACTGGGCACTGCGGCAGACCCTGGGCcctggcacagagcagcagggctcCCATCTCAATCCTGAGCAGCTGCGCTTGGATGTGACCACCCAG aCCGCATTGACCCCAGAGCGGCTCCGGGCAGTGGAGAACACTGTGCAGGAGGCCGTGCAGCAGGATAAGCCTGTGTACATGGAGGAGGTGCCCCTGGCGCTCACTGCCCAGGTCCCTGGCCTGCGCTGTCTGGATGAA GTTTACCCAGACCCTGTACGGGTGGTGTCAGTGGGGGTACCCGTGGCCCATGCATTGGACCCAGCCTCCCAAGCCGCACTGCAGACCTCTGTGGAGCTGTGCTGTGGGAC GCACCTGTTACGTACAGGGGCTGTAGGGGACCTGGTTATCATCGGGGACCGCCAGCTTTCCAAGGGCACTACCCGCCTGCTGGCCATCACTGGGGAGCAGGCCCAGCAG GCCCGAGAGCTAGGCCAGAACCTGGCTCAGGAAGTGAAAGCAGCCACTGAGCGACTGAGTCAGGGGAGCCGGGATGTGGCAGAGGCACTGAGGCTGTCCAAGGACATAGGACGACTCATTGAA GCTGTGGAAACTTCTGTGATGCCCCAGTGGCAGCGGCGGGAGCTGCTGGCCACAGTGAAGATGCTGCAGCGGCGTGCCAACACTGCCATCCGTAAGCTGCAGATGGGGCAG GCTGCAAAGAAAACTCAGGAGCTGCTGGAGCGGCACTCGAAGGGGCCTCTGATTGTGGACACGGTCTCTGCTGAGTCTCTCTCA GTGCTGGTGAAGGTGGTACGGCAGCTGTGTGAGCAGGCCCCCAGCACATCTGTGCTCCTACTCAGCCCCCAGTCCATGGGGAAGGTGCTGTGTGCCTGTCAGGTGGCCCAG GGTGCCATGCCCACTTTCACAGCAGAGGCCTGGGCACTGGCAGTGTGCAGCCACATGGGGGGCAAGGCCTGGGGCTCGCGAGTGGTGGCCCAAGGCACCGGAAGCACTACTGACCTGGAAGCTGCCCTCAGTACAGCCCGAGCCTATGCCCTCAGCCAGCTCTGA
- the AARS2 gene encoding alanine--tRNA ligase, mitochondrial isoform X7, protein MSGPPLVLRRILRRAVRFSMEILKAPPGFLGSLVPVVVETLGDAYPELQRNSAQISNLVLEDEAAFLASLERGRRIIDRTLRTLGPSDMFPAEVAWSLSLSGDLGLPLDMVELMLEEKGVQLDSTGLERLAQEAAQHQARQAEPVQKQGLWLDVHALGELQRQGVPPTDSSPKYNYSLRPNGSYEFGTCEAQVLQLYTEDGTAVASVGKGQRCGLLLDRTNFYAEQGGQASDRGYLVRVGQEDVLFPVARAQVCGGFILHEAVAPECLQIGDQVQLHVDKAWRLACMAKHTATHLLNWALRQTLGPGTEQQGSHLNPEQLRLDVTTQTALTPERLRAVENTVQEAVQQDKPVYMEEVPLALTAQVPGLRCLDEVYPDPVRVVSVGVPVAHALDPASQAALQTSVELCCGTHLLRTGAVGDLVIIGDRQLSKGTTRLLAITGEQAQQARELGQNLAQEVKAATERLSQGSRDVAEALRLSKDIGRLIEAVETSVMPQWQRRELLATVKMLQRRANTAIRKLQMGQAAKKTQELLERHSKGPLIVDTVSAESLSVLVKVVRQLCEQAPSTSVLLLSPQSMGKVLCACQVAQGAMPTFTAEAWALAVCSHMGGKAWGSRVVAQGTGSTTDLEAALSTARAYALSQL, encoded by the exons ATGTCAGGTCCCCC GCTGGTTCTTCGTCGGATCCTCCGTCGAGCTGTACGTTTCTCCATGGAGATCTTAAAGGCACCACCTGGCTTCCTAGGCAGCCTGGTGCCTGTAGTGGTGGAGACATTG GGAGATGCTTATCCAGAACTGCAAAGGAACTCAGCCCAG ATCTCCAACCTGGTGTTAGAGGACGAGGCAGCCTTCCTGGCCTCCCTGGAGCGGGGTCGGCGGATCATTGATCGGACTCTGAGGACCCTGGGGCCTTCAGATATGTTCCCTG CTGAAGTGGCCTGGTCCTTGTCACTGTCTGGAGACCTGGGGCTCCCCTTGGACATGGTGGAGCTGATGCTGGAGGAGAAAGGGGTCCAGCTGGACTCCACTGGACTGGAGCGGTTGGCCCAGGAGGCGGCCCAG CACCAGGCACGGCAGGCTGAGCCAGTTCAGAAGCAGGGATTGTGGCTTGATGTCCATGCACTGGGGGAGCTGCAGCGCCAAGGAGTGCCCCCAACTGACAGCAGCCCCAAGTACAACTACTCCCTGCGACCCAACGGAAGTTATG AGTTCGGCACCTGTGAGGCCCAGGTGTTGCAACTGTATACAGAGGACGGGACAGCAGTGGCCTCTGTGGGGAAAGGCCAGCGTTGTGGCCTCCTCTTGGACAGGACCAACTTCTACGCCGAACAGGGGGGCCAGGCTTCAGACCGTGGCTACCTGGTGCGGGTAGGGCAAGAG GACGTGCTGTTCCCAGTAGCCCGGGCCCAGGTCTGTGGGGGTTTCATCCTGCATGAGGCAGTAGCCCCTGAGTGCCTACAGATCGGGGACCAGGTGCAGCTGCATGTGGATAAG GCCTGGCGTCTAGCCTGCATGGCGAAGCACACGGCCACCCACCTGCTGAACTGGGCACTGCGGCAGACCCTGGGCcctggcacagagcagcagggctcCCATCTCAATCCTGAGCAGCTGCGCTTGGATGTGACCACCCAG aCCGCATTGACCCCAGAGCGGCTCCGGGCAGTGGAGAACACTGTGCAGGAGGCCGTGCAGCAGGATAAGCCTGTGTACATGGAGGAGGTGCCCCTGGCGCTCACTGCCCAGGTCCCTGGCCTGCGCTGTCTGGATGAA GTTTACCCAGACCCTGTACGGGTGGTGTCAGTGGGGGTACCCGTGGCCCATGCATTGGACCCAGCCTCCCAAGCCGCACTGCAGACCTCTGTGGAGCTGTGCTGTGGGAC GCACCTGTTACGTACAGGGGCTGTAGGGGACCTGGTTATCATCGGGGACCGCCAGCTTTCCAAGGGCACTACCCGCCTGCTGGCCATCACTGGGGAGCAGGCCCAGCAG GCCCGAGAGCTAGGCCAGAACCTGGCTCAGGAAGTGAAAGCAGCCACTGAGCGACTGAGTCAGGGGAGCCGGGATGTGGCAGAGGCACTGAGGCTGTCCAAGGACATAGGACGACTCATTGAA GCTGTGGAAACTTCTGTGATGCCCCAGTGGCAGCGGCGGGAGCTGCTGGCCACAGTGAAGATGCTGCAGCGGCGTGCCAACACTGCCATCCGTAAGCTGCAGATGGGGCAG GCTGCAAAGAAAACTCAGGAGCTGCTGGAGCGGCACTCGAAGGGGCCTCTGATTGTGGACACGGTCTCTGCTGAGTCTCTCTCA GTGCTGGTGAAGGTGGTACGGCAGCTGTGTGAGCAGGCCCCCAGCACATCTGTGCTCCTACTCAGCCCCCAGTCCATGGGGAAGGTGCTGTGTGCCTGTCAGGTGGCCCAG GGTGCCATGCCCACTTTCACAGCAGAGGCCTGGGCACTGGCAGTGTGCAGCCACATGGGGGGCAAGGCCTGGGGCTCGCGAGTGGTGGCCCAAGGCACCGGAAGCACTACTGACCTGGAAGCTGCCCTCAGTACAGCCCGAGCCTATGCCCTCAGCCAGCTCTGA
- the AARS2 gene encoding alanine--tRNA ligase, mitochondrial isoform X6 → MEACSPCPSGMWIQEWAWKGWWLCCKANTPPMTLTSFPRCSTPYSRLVLRRILRRAVRFSMEILKAPPGFLGSLVPVVVETLGDAYPELQRNSAQISNLVLEDEAAFLASLERGRRIIDRTLRTLGPSDMFPAEVAWSLSLSGDLGLPLDMVELMLEEKGVQLDSTGLERLAQEAAQHQARQAEPVQKQGLWLDVHALGELQRQGVPPTDSSPKYNYSLRPNGSYEFGTCEAQVLQLYTEDGTAVASVGKGQRCGLLLDRTNFYAEQGGQASDRGYLVRVGQEDVLFPVARAQVCGGFILHEAVAPECLQIGDQVQLHVDKAWRLACMAKHTATHLLNWALRQTLGPGTEQQGSHLNPEQLRLDVTTQTALTPERLRAVENTVQEAVQQDKPVYMEEVPLALTAQVPGLRCLDEVYPDPVRVVSVGVPVAHALDPASQAALQTSVELCCGTHLLRTGAVGDLVIIGDRQLSKGTTRLLAITGEQAQQARELGQNLAQEVKAATERLSQGSRDVAEALRLSKDIGRLIEAVETSVMPQWQRRELLATVKMLQRRANTAIRKLQMGQAAKKTQELLERHSKGPLIVDTVSAESLSVLVKVVRQLCEQAPSTSVLLLSPQSMGKVLCACQVAQGAMPTFTAEAWALAVCSHMGGKAWGSRVVAQGTGSTTDLEAALSTARAYALSQL, encoded by the exons GCTGGTTCTTCGTCGGATCCTCCGTCGAGCTGTACGTTTCTCCATGGAGATCTTAAAGGCACCACCTGGCTTCCTAGGCAGCCTGGTGCCTGTAGTGGTGGAGACATTG GGAGATGCTTATCCAGAACTGCAAAGGAACTCAGCCCAG ATCTCCAACCTGGTGTTAGAGGACGAGGCAGCCTTCCTGGCCTCCCTGGAGCGGGGTCGGCGGATCATTGATCGGACTCTGAGGACCCTGGGGCCTTCAGATATGTTCCCTG CTGAAGTGGCCTGGTCCTTGTCACTGTCTGGAGACCTGGGGCTCCCCTTGGACATGGTGGAGCTGATGCTGGAGGAGAAAGGGGTCCAGCTGGACTCCACTGGACTGGAGCGGTTGGCCCAGGAGGCGGCCCAG CACCAGGCACGGCAGGCTGAGCCAGTTCAGAAGCAGGGATTGTGGCTTGATGTCCATGCACTGGGGGAGCTGCAGCGCCAAGGAGTGCCCCCAACTGACAGCAGCCCCAAGTACAACTACTCCCTGCGACCCAACGGAAGTTATG AGTTCGGCACCTGTGAGGCCCAGGTGTTGCAACTGTATACAGAGGACGGGACAGCAGTGGCCTCTGTGGGGAAAGGCCAGCGTTGTGGCCTCCTCTTGGACAGGACCAACTTCTACGCCGAACAGGGGGGCCAGGCTTCAGACCGTGGCTACCTGGTGCGGGTAGGGCAAGAG GACGTGCTGTTCCCAGTAGCCCGGGCCCAGGTCTGTGGGGGTTTCATCCTGCATGAGGCAGTAGCCCCTGAGTGCCTACAGATCGGGGACCAGGTGCAGCTGCATGTGGATAAG GCCTGGCGTCTAGCCTGCATGGCGAAGCACACGGCCACCCACCTGCTGAACTGGGCACTGCGGCAGACCCTGGGCcctggcacagagcagcagggctcCCATCTCAATCCTGAGCAGCTGCGCTTGGATGTGACCACCCAG aCCGCATTGACCCCAGAGCGGCTCCGGGCAGTGGAGAACACTGTGCAGGAGGCCGTGCAGCAGGATAAGCCTGTGTACATGGAGGAGGTGCCCCTGGCGCTCACTGCCCAGGTCCCTGGCCTGCGCTGTCTGGATGAA GTTTACCCAGACCCTGTACGGGTGGTGTCAGTGGGGGTACCCGTGGCCCATGCATTGGACCCAGCCTCCCAAGCCGCACTGCAGACCTCTGTGGAGCTGTGCTGTGGGAC GCACCTGTTACGTACAGGGGCTGTAGGGGACCTGGTTATCATCGGGGACCGCCAGCTTTCCAAGGGCACTACCCGCCTGCTGGCCATCACTGGGGAGCAGGCCCAGCAG GCCCGAGAGCTAGGCCAGAACCTGGCTCAGGAAGTGAAAGCAGCCACTGAGCGACTGAGTCAGGGGAGCCGGGATGTGGCAGAGGCACTGAGGCTGTCCAAGGACATAGGACGACTCATTGAA GCTGTGGAAACTTCTGTGATGCCCCAGTGGCAGCGGCGGGAGCTGCTGGCCACAGTGAAGATGCTGCAGCGGCGTGCCAACACTGCCATCCGTAAGCTGCAGATGGGGCAG GCTGCAAAGAAAACTCAGGAGCTGCTGGAGCGGCACTCGAAGGGGCCTCTGATTGTGGACACGGTCTCTGCTGAGTCTCTCTCA GTGCTGGTGAAGGTGGTACGGCAGCTGTGTGAGCAGGCCCCCAGCACATCTGTGCTCCTACTCAGCCCCCAGTCCATGGGGAAGGTGCTGTGTGCCTGTCAGGTGGCCCAG GGTGCCATGCCCACTTTCACAGCAGAGGCCTGGGCACTGGCAGTGTGCAGCCACATGGGGGGCAAGGCCTGGGGCTCGCGAGTGGTGGCCCAAGGCACCGGAAGCACTACTGACCTGGAAGCTGCCCTCAGTACAGCCCGAGCCTATGCCCTCAGCCAGCTCTGA
- the AARS2 gene encoding alanine--tRNA ligase, mitochondrial isoform X8 → MEACSPCPSGMWIQEWAWKGWWLCCKANTPPMTLTSFPRCSTPYSRLVLRRILRRAVRFSMEILKAPPGFLGSLVPVVVETLGDAYPELQRNSAQISNLVLEDEAAFLASLERGRRIIDRTLRTLGPSDMFPAEVAWSLSLSGDLGLPLDMVELMLEEKGVQLDSTGLERLAQEAAQHQARQAEPVQKQGLWLDVHALGELQRQGVPPTDSSPKYNYSLRPNGSYEFGTCEAQVLQLYTEDGTAVASVGKGQRCGLLLDRTNFYAEQGGQASDRGYLVRVGQEDVLFPVARAQVCGGFILHEAVAPECLQIGDQVQLHVDKAWRLACMAKHTATHLLNWALRQTLGPGTEQQGSHLNPEQLRLDVTTQTALTPERLRAVENTVQEAVQQDKPVYMEEVPLALTAQVPGLRCLDEVYPDPVRVVSVGVPVAHALDPASQAALQTSVELCCGTHLLRTGAVGDLVIIGDRQLSKGTTRLLAITGEQAQQARELGQNLAQEVKAATERLSQGSRDVAEALRLSKDIGRLIEAVETSVMPQWQRRELLATVKMLQRRANTAIRKLQMGQAAKKTQELLERHSKGPLIVDTVSAESLSGAMPTFTAEAWALAVCSHMGGKAWGSRVVAQGTGSTTDLEAALSTARAYALSQL, encoded by the exons GCTGGTTCTTCGTCGGATCCTCCGTCGAGCTGTACGTTTCTCCATGGAGATCTTAAAGGCACCACCTGGCTTCCTAGGCAGCCTGGTGCCTGTAGTGGTGGAGACATTG GGAGATGCTTATCCAGAACTGCAAAGGAACTCAGCCCAG ATCTCCAACCTGGTGTTAGAGGACGAGGCAGCCTTCCTGGCCTCCCTGGAGCGGGGTCGGCGGATCATTGATCGGACTCTGAGGACCCTGGGGCCTTCAGATATGTTCCCTG CTGAAGTGGCCTGGTCCTTGTCACTGTCTGGAGACCTGGGGCTCCCCTTGGACATGGTGGAGCTGATGCTGGAGGAGAAAGGGGTCCAGCTGGACTCCACTGGACTGGAGCGGTTGGCCCAGGAGGCGGCCCAG CACCAGGCACGGCAGGCTGAGCCAGTTCAGAAGCAGGGATTGTGGCTTGATGTCCATGCACTGGGGGAGCTGCAGCGCCAAGGAGTGCCCCCAACTGACAGCAGCCCCAAGTACAACTACTCCCTGCGACCCAACGGAAGTTATG AGTTCGGCACCTGTGAGGCCCAGGTGTTGCAACTGTATACAGAGGACGGGACAGCAGTGGCCTCTGTGGGGAAAGGCCAGCGTTGTGGCCTCCTCTTGGACAGGACCAACTTCTACGCCGAACAGGGGGGCCAGGCTTCAGACCGTGGCTACCTGGTGCGGGTAGGGCAAGAG GACGTGCTGTTCCCAGTAGCCCGGGCCCAGGTCTGTGGGGGTTTCATCCTGCATGAGGCAGTAGCCCCTGAGTGCCTACAGATCGGGGACCAGGTGCAGCTGCATGTGGATAAG GCCTGGCGTCTAGCCTGCATGGCGAAGCACACGGCCACCCACCTGCTGAACTGGGCACTGCGGCAGACCCTGGGCcctggcacagagcagcagggctcCCATCTCAATCCTGAGCAGCTGCGCTTGGATGTGACCACCCAG aCCGCATTGACCCCAGAGCGGCTCCGGGCAGTGGAGAACACTGTGCAGGAGGCCGTGCAGCAGGATAAGCCTGTGTACATGGAGGAGGTGCCCCTGGCGCTCACTGCCCAGGTCCCTGGCCTGCGCTGTCTGGATGAA GTTTACCCAGACCCTGTACGGGTGGTGTCAGTGGGGGTACCCGTGGCCCATGCATTGGACCCAGCCTCCCAAGCCGCACTGCAGACCTCTGTGGAGCTGTGCTGTGGGAC GCACCTGTTACGTACAGGGGCTGTAGGGGACCTGGTTATCATCGGGGACCGCCAGCTTTCCAAGGGCACTACCCGCCTGCTGGCCATCACTGGGGAGCAGGCCCAGCAG GCCCGAGAGCTAGGCCAGAACCTGGCTCAGGAAGTGAAAGCAGCCACTGAGCGACTGAGTCAGGGGAGCCGGGATGTGGCAGAGGCACTGAGGCTGTCCAAGGACATAGGACGACTCATTGAA GCTGTGGAAACTTCTGTGATGCCCCAGTGGCAGCGGCGGGAGCTGCTGGCCACAGTGAAGATGCTGCAGCGGCGTGCCAACACTGCCATCCGTAAGCTGCAGATGGGGCAG GCTGCAAAGAAAACTCAGGAGCTGCTGGAGCGGCACTCGAAGGGGCCTCTGATTGTGGACACGGTCTCTGCTGAGTCTCTCTCA GGTGCCATGCCCACTTTCACAGCAGAGGCCTGGGCACTGGCAGTGTGCAGCCACATGGGGGGCAAGGCCTGGGGCTCGCGAGTGGTGGCCCAAGGCACCGGAAGCACTACTGACCTGGAAGCTGCCCTCAGTACAGCCCGAGCCTATGCCCTCAGCCAGCTCTGA